One window of Marinomonas primoryensis genomic DNA carries:
- the tmk gene encoding dTMP kinase — protein MRGKFISLEGGEGSGKTTAIHFIRQWLESHNISYILTREPGGTPLAEEIRQLILTPREEPVNDVTELLLVFAARAQHLAEKIQPALEKGTWVISDRFLDSSYVYQGKARGGDTKVLDQLASWVVGDNKPDATLVLDVPVELGQERVVQRQHQDRLDKESVLFHQKVRDGFLECASADPHRVKVIDASLSLDAVQKQIEDQLMQLSKTWSGDE, from the coding sequence ATGAGAGGTAAATTTATTTCGCTTGAAGGTGGAGAAGGTAGCGGTAAAACAACGGCTATTCACTTTATTCGTCAGTGGTTAGAGTCTCATAATATCTCTTACATACTGACCCGAGAGCCTGGTGGCACGCCCCTGGCGGAAGAGATACGTCAGTTGATATTAACGCCTAGAGAAGAACCGGTGAATGATGTCACTGAGTTGTTGCTTGTGTTTGCCGCCAGAGCCCAGCATTTGGCAGAAAAGATACAGCCCGCATTAGAGAAAGGCACATGGGTGATCAGTGATCGCTTTTTAGATTCGAGTTATGTTTATCAAGGTAAGGCGCGCGGTGGTGACACTAAGGTTTTAGATCAATTAGCCAGTTGGGTCGTTGGCGACAACAAGCCGGATGCCACGCTGGTTTTAGATGTTCCTGTTGAATTGGGCCAAGAACGCGTAGTGCAGCGTCAACATCAAGACCGTTTGGATAAAGAATCCGTACTCTTTCATCAAAAAGTGCGTGATGGCTTTCTTGAGTGCGCAAGCGCAGATCCACACAGAGTCAAGGTGATTGATGCGAGCCTATCTTTAGATGCTGTGCAAAAACAAATTGAAGACCAGTTGATGCAGCTGAGTAAAACGTGGTCTGGTGATGAATAG
- the pabC gene encoding aminodeoxychorismate lyase, translating into MTWFVNYRLEKSVSVADRGLAYGDGVFETIRAFPQCFLQIDDHLSRLYRGLYKLGMPFSSDQKKVLSDFLDKNVQSLIRDESVVKIIVSRGEGGRGYLAPEPCIHSIIIGILPAPDYQDHRAKGVSLSISPVPISSNRFLSGIKHLNRLENVMAKRFLKVIDFEAIMLNERQELVECIQSNLFWVEKGIFYTPSLHRSGVQGTYRKAIIENQERYTVQVGHYSLSDLMVADEVFITNSLMGVVPVIHIAGTSFPIGIHTRKLQISMQAKDMHGTH; encoded by the coding sequence ATGACTTGGTTCGTTAATTACAGATTAGAAAAATCTGTTTCCGTTGCTGACCGTGGTTTGGCTTACGGTGATGGCGTATTTGAAACCATTCGTGCGTTTCCTCAGTGTTTTCTACAAATTGATGATCACCTTTCTCGTTTATATCGAGGGCTATATAAGCTCGGTATGCCTTTTTCATCCGATCAAAAAAAAGTCTTATCGGATTTCTTAGATAAAAATGTTCAGTCTTTGATTCGTGATGAGTCGGTTGTAAAAATTATCGTCAGCCGCGGAGAAGGCGGAAGAGGTTATTTAGCACCTGAGCCCTGTATTCACTCCATCATTATCGGTATTTTACCGGCTCCAGATTATCAAGATCACCGCGCCAAAGGTGTCTCACTCTCTATTTCTCCTGTTCCTATCAGCAGTAATCGCTTTCTTTCCGGCATTAAACACTTAAATAGGTTAGAAAATGTTATGGCTAAGCGGTTCTTGAAGGTGATAGATTTTGAAGCCATCATGTTAAATGAGCGTCAAGAATTGGTGGAGTGTATTCAAAGCAATCTTTTTTGGGTTGAAAAAGGTATTTTCTATACGCCTTCTCTTCATCGATCGGGAGTGCAAGGTACTTATCGAAAGGCCATTATAGAAAACCAAGAGCGTTATACTGTTCAGGTTGGTCATTATTCACTGTCCGATCTGATGGTGGCGGATGAGGTTTTTATTACCAATAGCTTGATGGGGGTCGTACCTGTCATTCATATTGCAGGAACATCTTTTCCGATTGGTATTCATACTCGAAAATTACAAATTTCAATGCAAGCTAAGGATATGCATGGCACTCATTAA
- the mltG gene encoding endolytic transglycosylase MltG: MALIKWFYRVVFLLITLSAIFAGYLYYSITVPVTLTSVETFEVRAGDTSHSLGDELNKKGLIAYPFLTRVASKLNPEWVPKVGKYAIQPEMNLLDIMALFDSGQSIFYSITLLEGKTTQDFLSAMKARGNITMTLLDSSNEEIVEKLGLEVEHPEGQFFANTYRYHEGDTDASILKHAHELMTQTLTDLWKHKAPDLPYKSAYEALVMASIIEKETGVPDERPLIAQVFINRLKKGMRLQTDPTVIYGLGDSFKGNLTRKGLQDSSPYNTYRFYGLPPSPIANVGREAIEAALNPEQTKALYFVAKGDGTHAFSNTLIEHNQAVRKYQFKRREDYRSTPKNAK; the protein is encoded by the coding sequence ATGGCACTCATTAAGTGGTTTTATCGTGTTGTTTTTCTGTTGATTACCTTATCGGCTATATTTGCAGGCTACCTTTATTATTCTATTACGGTTCCGGTGACACTGACGTCTGTAGAAACGTTTGAAGTCCGTGCTGGAGATACCTCTCATAGTTTAGGTGATGAGCTGAATAAAAAAGGTTTGATCGCATATCCTTTTCTTACTCGAGTGGCTTCAAAACTGAATCCTGAATGGGTTCCCAAAGTTGGAAAGTACGCAATCCAGCCTGAAATGAATTTATTGGACATCATGGCGCTGTTTGATTCTGGGCAATCTATTTTTTACTCTATTACCTTGCTGGAAGGCAAAACGACTCAAGATTTCTTGTCGGCGATGAAGGCCAGAGGCAATATCACAATGACTTTGCTGGACTCTTCGAATGAAGAAATAGTCGAAAAATTAGGACTTGAGGTTGAGCATCCAGAAGGGCAGTTTTTCGCGAATACTTATCGTTATCATGAAGGTGATACTGACGCTAGTATTTTAAAACATGCTCATGAACTAATGACGCAAACATTGACAGATTTATGGAAACATAAAGCGCCAGACTTACCTTATAAATCAGCGTATGAAGCCTTGGTTATGGCGTCTATTATTGAAAAAGAAACGGGTGTGCCGGATGAGCGACCTTTGATCGCTCAGGTATTCATTAATCGACTAAAAAAAGGCATGCGGCTGCAGACTGATCCGACGGTAATTTACGGCCTGGGAGATTCGTTTAAAGGTAATTTGACCCGCAAAGGTTTGCAGGATTCGTCTCCCTATAATACTTACCGATTTTATGGTTTGCCGCCATCGCCTATTGCTAATGTTGGCCGTGAAGCCATCGAGGCGGCATTGAATCCAGAGCAAACCAAAGCCTTGTATTTTGTCGCTAAAGGGGATGGCACCCATGCTTTTTCTAACACTCTAATAGAGCACAATCAGGCCGTAAGAAAATATCAGTTTAAGCGTCGAGAAGATTATCGATCGACTCCAAAAAATGCGAAATAG
- the holB gene encoding DNA polymerase III subunit delta' has product MTTIAHWLIPCLRQVQVLKQTNSLSHALLVTGADGVGQEQLAREIVKDLMCEGDQAAACGQCHSCDLMRADTHPDFRVLDGEASTIKVDQVRLLVKQINQKPQIGQNKVVLITHAQAMNINAANAVLKALEEPAPRTYFVLTSSQSTSLLPTIRSRCLLVSVPTPTVDDVKQWLLQFPDHQELSSLFWLTIQPFRLLSIQQQGKTNLYAGLPEQLNSMLQGAAAVSDVLKGLDSNNIGDYCNGLAAILHQCICHSTGAPLDGALRAIYSTLIVRLSVQSLMLRYQALQKLKSDLKKTNLNPIIQLTHELNQW; this is encoded by the coding sequence ATGACAACGATTGCTCATTGGTTGATTCCTTGTTTGCGACAAGTTCAAGTGCTGAAACAAACGAATAGTCTGTCTCATGCTTTGTTAGTGACGGGGGCGGATGGCGTAGGGCAAGAGCAACTTGCTCGTGAAATTGTCAAAGACTTGATGTGCGAGGGTGATCAGGCTGCGGCTTGTGGACAGTGCCATTCATGCGACTTGATGCGAGCCGATACACATCCAGATTTCCGTGTTTTAGATGGTGAAGCATCGACGATTAAAGTCGATCAAGTGCGCTTGTTAGTAAAGCAAATAAATCAAAAACCGCAAATAGGTCAAAATAAAGTTGTCTTAATTACGCACGCTCAAGCGATGAACATCAACGCAGCAAACGCTGTATTAAAAGCGTTAGAAGAGCCTGCGCCGCGTACTTATTTTGTGCTTACCAGTTCCCAATCCACTAGTCTTTTGCCAACCATAAGAAGTCGATGTCTTTTGGTCAGCGTACCTACCCCAACTGTTGATGACGTAAAGCAGTGGTTGCTGCAGTTTCCAGATCACCAAGAGCTGAGCTCTCTGTTTTGGTTAACCATACAGCCTTTTCGTTTGTTGTCGATTCAACAACAAGGTAAGACTAATTTATACGCTGGTTTGCCTGAGCAACTGAATAGCATGTTGCAAGGCGCGGCGGCAGTTAGTGATGTATTAAAAGGGTTGGACAGTAATAATATTGGAGATTATTGCAACGGACTGGCGGCTATTCTGCATCAATGTATTTGTCATTCAACAGGCGCTCCATTAGATGGCGCCTTACGTGCGATTTATTCGACCTTGATAGTAAGATTGAGTGTTCAATCGCTCATGTTGCGTTATCAAGCGTTGCAAAAGCTGAAATCAGACCTTAAAAAAACAAACTTAAACCCGATAATACAACTCACACACGAATTGAATCAGTGGTAA